One window from the genome of Anticarsia gemmatalis isolate Benzon Research Colony breed Stoneville strain chromosome 8, ilAntGemm2 primary, whole genome shotgun sequence encodes:
- the LOC142974634 gene encoding diphthine methyltransferase isoform X1, whose translation MAAVWENKLRWDTGYSADSVEWCPVDSYRNVLVCGTYQLEKTQDEIKTKQTRLGKIYLFVVDNATTELSPIQTINTAGILDQKWCCHNIEDSPILAIVTSVGTLQLYKLKNENATYELSLWLEHVIGEDVLALSVDWSTNKLTSENPRLVVSDSAGCVHILAIEEGIKAVGKWKSHGFEAWIGAFNYWNPDVFYSGGDDCMFKSYDVRINDVATAVNKSHDAGVTAIRKHIDEEHQLLTGSYDENVRIWDTRKLKSCLNEINVNGGVWRLKWHPYKSQTVLAACMYGGFRILNVQDQNMEILSEYLEHDSIAYGADWKWDKEVSLVATCSFYDCNMHLSEIKFE comes from the exons ATGGCCGCCGTATGGGAGAACAAGTTAAGATGGGATACGGGATACAGCGCTGACTCCGTGGAATGGTGCCCAGTAGACTCATACCGTAACGTGCTTGTTTGCGGGACTTACCAGCTTGAGAAGACGCAGG ATGAAATCAAAACGAAACAGACAAGACTTGGCAAGATATATTTATTCGTGGTCGACAATGCAACAACCGAACTATCACCCATTCAGACCATCAACACAGCAGGGATTCTAGATCAGAAATGGTGCTGCCATAATATTGAAGATAGTCCTATTTTAGCTATAGTCACTTCAGTTGGGACTTTGCAactttataagttaaaaaatgaaaatgcaaCTTACGAATTGAGTTTATGGTTAGAACATGTTATTGGGGAGGATGTCTTAGCACTCTCCGTTGATTGGTCAACAAATAAATTGACTTCAGAGAATCCGAGGTTAGTGGTCAGTGATTCCGCTGGCTGCGTACATATTTTAGCCATAGAAGAGGGGATAAAGGCCGTTGGTAAATGGAAAAGCCACGGTTTTGAAGCTTGGATTGGGGCATTCAATTATTGGAATCCGGATGTGTTTTATTCAG GTGGCGATGACTGTATGTTTAAAAGCTATGATGTTCGTATTAATGACGTCGCTACTGCAGTCAACAAGAGCCATGACGCAGGAGTTACAGCCATTAGAAAGCATATCGATGAAGAACATCAACTGCTTACTGGCAG TTACGACGAAAACGTGCGCATCTGGGACACACGGAAGCTAAAATCTTGTCTCAATGAAATCAACGTTAACGGCGGAGTGTGGCGTTTGAAGTGGCATCCATACAAGTCTCAGACAGTTCTAGCCGCTTGCATGTACGGCGGGTTCCGTATTCTAAATGTACAAGACCAGAATATGGAGATCCTTAGTGAATACTTGGAACATGACAGTATAGCGTATGGTGCTGATTGGAAATGGGATAAAGAAGTGTCCTTGGTCGCTACCTGCTCTTTCTATGATTGTAACATGCATTTAAGTGaaataaagtttgaataa
- the LOC142974634 gene encoding diphthine methyltransferase isoform X2, with product MEAMDIQAVESKLSDVTVTAIPMSGKNIHKDLNHGSNSQATISTVPATSPSSVGKDKDNGMSKATVMAAVWENKLRWDTGYSADSVEWCPVDSYRNVLVCGTYQLEKTQDEIKTKQTRLGKIYLFVVDNATTELSPIQTINTAGILDQKWCCHNIEDSPILAIVTSVGTLQLYKLKNENATYELSLWLEHVIGEDVLALSVDWSTNKLTSENPRLVVSDSAGCVHILAIEEGIKAVGKWKSHGFEAWIGAFNYWNPDVFYSGGDDCMFKSYDVRINDVATAVNKSHDAGVTAIRKHIDEEHQLLTGSYDENVRIWDTRKLKSCLNEINVNGGVWRLKWHPYKSQTVLAACMYGGFRILNVQDQNMEILSEYLEHDSIAYGADWKWDKEVSLVATCSFYDCNMHLSEIKFE from the exons ATGGAAGCGATGGATATCCAGGCCGTAGAGTCGAAGTTGAGTGACGTCACCGTGACGGCGATCCCTATGAGTGGGAAGAATATTCATAAAGACTTGAATCACGGCAGTAACAGTCAGGCAACTATATCTACAGTTCCTGCTACGTCGCCGTCGTCTGTCGGCAAGGATAAAGACAACGGCATGTCCAA AGCCACTGTCATGGCCGCCGTATGGGAGAACAAGTTAAGATGGGATACGGGATACAGCGCTGACTCCGTGGAATGGTGCCCAGTAGACTCATACCGTAACGTGCTTGTTTGCGGGACTTACCAGCTTGAGAAGACGCAGG ATGAAATCAAAACGAAACAGACAAGACTTGGCAAGATATATTTATTCGTGGTCGACAATGCAACAACCGAACTATCACCCATTCAGACCATCAACACAGCAGGGATTCTAGATCAGAAATGGTGCTGCCATAATATTGAAGATAGTCCTATTTTAGCTATAGTCACTTCAGTTGGGACTTTGCAactttataagttaaaaaatgaaaatgcaaCTTACGAATTGAGTTTATGGTTAGAACATGTTATTGGGGAGGATGTCTTAGCACTCTCCGTTGATTGGTCAACAAATAAATTGACTTCAGAGAATCCGAGGTTAGTGGTCAGTGATTCCGCTGGCTGCGTACATATTTTAGCCATAGAAGAGGGGATAAAGGCCGTTGGTAAATGGAAAAGCCACGGTTTTGAAGCTTGGATTGGGGCATTCAATTATTGGAATCCGGATGTGTTTTATTCAG GTGGCGATGACTGTATGTTTAAAAGCTATGATGTTCGTATTAATGACGTCGCTACTGCAGTCAACAAGAGCCATGACGCAGGAGTTACAGCCATTAGAAAGCATATCGATGAAGAACATCAACTGCTTACTGGCAG TTACGACGAAAACGTGCGCATCTGGGACACACGGAAGCTAAAATCTTGTCTCAATGAAATCAACGTTAACGGCGGAGTGTGGCGTTTGAAGTGGCATCCATACAAGTCTCAGACAGTTCTAGCCGCTTGCATGTACGGCGGGTTCCGTATTCTAAATGTACAAGACCAGAATATGGAGATCCTTAGTGAATACTTGGAACATGACAGTATAGCGTATGGTGCTGATTGGAAATGGGATAAAGAAGTGTCCTTGGTCGCTACCTGCTCTTTCTATGATTGTAACATGCATTTAAGTGaaataaagtttgaataa